The following are from one region of the Pseudazoarcus pumilus genome:
- a CDS encoding cation transporter — translation MYSFNVHGIGCGTCVRKITAAINNFDDEAVVEVDVAGGVVGVDSELEPREIRRVIEDAGYAVSAGAGAAQ, via the coding sequence ATGTACAGCTTCAACGTGCACGGCATCGGTTGCGGCACATGCGTACGCAAGATCACTGCTGCCATCAACAACTTCGATGACGAGGCCGTGGTCGAGGTTGATGTAGCCGGCGGCGTCGTCGGCGTTGACAGCGAACTCGAGCCGCGCGAGATCCGTCGTGTCATCGAGGACGCCGGGTATGCGGTCTCCGCCGGCGCGGGAGCGGCGCAATGA
- the cls gene encoding cardiolipin synthase produces the protein MAFERLRTWYREHPRRTWLSVMLFAHLLGFVSSLDALMSTRTAPGAVAWIVSLNTFPVAAVPMYWVFGRSRFHGYVIGRREDDNQLYNDLQGHMSLVHPFRVTLPPDGGKVEAIERLAKMPMVVGNEVELLIDGEATFRSIFEGIEAARESVLVQFYIVRDDDIGREFQALLMRKAREGVRVRFLYDEIGSYRLPASYLADMSEAGVQVQRFHSTRGSGNRFQLNFRNHRKVVIVDGRDGWLGGLNVGDEYLGRSSHFGDWRDTHLRMTGPATLCLQLSFVEDWHWATGEILELDWTPQPANGQDVPVLVLPSGPADRFETASLMVQHAISSARERLWISSPYFVPDEGVLGALKLAALRGVDVRVLVPERPDNILTYYAAYAFVAPLLEAGVHIHRYQAGFLHGKSMLIDDVASAVGTVNLDNRSFRLNFEITAWVLQREFAQQMDDMFRRDFERSREMTLVEVLDKPWWFRAASRAAYLTAPVL, from the coding sequence ATGGCATTCGAACGACTGAGAACCTGGTATCGCGAACACCCGCGGCGCACCTGGCTGTCGGTGATGCTGTTCGCGCACCTGCTCGGTTTCGTGTCCTCGCTCGACGCGCTGATGTCCACCCGCACCGCGCCGGGTGCGGTGGCATGGATCGTGTCGCTCAACACCTTTCCGGTAGCGGCCGTGCCCATGTACTGGGTGTTCGGGCGTAGCCGCTTCCATGGCTACGTGATCGGCCGCCGCGAGGACGACAACCAGCTCTACAACGATCTGCAGGGCCACATGTCGCTGGTCCATCCCTTTCGCGTCACCTTGCCGCCCGACGGGGGAAAGGTGGAGGCCATCGAGCGCCTGGCCAAGATGCCGATGGTGGTCGGCAACGAGGTGGAGCTGCTGATCGACGGCGAGGCCACTTTCCGCAGCATTTTCGAGGGCATCGAAGCAGCGCGCGAGAGCGTACTGGTGCAGTTCTATATCGTGCGCGACGACGACATCGGCCGCGAGTTTCAGGCGCTGCTGATGCGCAAGGCGCGCGAGGGCGTGCGTGTGCGTTTCCTGTACGACGAAATCGGCAGCTACCGCTTGCCCGCGTCGTATCTTGCGGACATGAGCGAGGCTGGCGTGCAGGTGCAGCGATTCCATTCCACGCGCGGCTCGGGCAACCGCTTCCAGCTCAATTTCCGCAATCATCGCAAGGTCGTCATCGTCGACGGTCGCGATGGCTGGCTGGGTGGCCTGAACGTGGGTGACGAGTATCTGGGGCGATCCAGTCATTTCGGGGACTGGCGCGATACCCATCTGCGCATGACGGGGCCGGCCACGCTGTGCCTGCAGCTATCCTTCGTCGAGGACTGGCATTGGGCGACCGGCGAGATTCTTGAGCTGGACTGGACGCCGCAGCCTGCCAACGGGCAGGATGTGCCCGTGCTGGTACTGCCCAGCGGTCCGGCCGACCGCTTTGAAACCGCCAGCCTGATGGTGCAGCACGCGATCAGTTCAGCACGCGAACGGCTGTGGATTTCCAGCCCCTACTTCGTGCCGGACGAGGGCGTGCTCGGCGCGCTCAAGCTCGCCGCGCTGCGCGGAGTGGATGTGCGCGTGCTGGTCCCGGAGCGGCCCGACAACATCCTGACCTACTACGCCGCCTACGCCTTCGTCGCCCCGCTGCTGGAGGCCGGCGTGCACATCCACCGTTATCAGGCCGGTTTTTTGCACGGCAAGAGCATGTTGATCGACGACGTTGCGTCCGCCGTGGGCACGGTGAACCTCGACAACCGTTCCTTCCGGCTCAACTTCGAGATCACCGCCTGGGTCCTGCAGCGCGAGTTCGCGCAGCAGATGGACGACATGTTCAGGCGCGACTTCGAGCGCTCGCGGGAGATGACCCTGGTCGAAGTCCTCGACAAGCCCTGGTGGTTTCGCGCCGCCTCGCGCGCCGCCTATCTGACCGCGCCGGTGCTGTGA
- the gcvA gene encoding transcriptional regulator GcvA, with amino-acid sequence MSDRLPPLNALRTFEAAARHLSFKLAAEELSVTPTAVSHQIRGLEEYLGVQLFRRLTRALELTAEGEALLPGVQDGLDRFGEAVSRVRRMKPGARLRVVAPPSFAARWLMPRLHQFNEREPNVELYLRGSIRAIDDSRRRARTNEQDAGRRGRNRDTPQVWIRYGLGDYRGVRVDRLFEPEYTAVCSPALLRRRIPLGRPEDLRHFALIHDETIPDPALRPRWEAWLKAAGVPHVRVAGPHFSDSGLAISAAIDGLGVALLARQLVEGEIGAGRLAAPFDTSIRCGFAYYIVSPESVADEPQVRAFRDWLIEEAATRPTPAFAEPSDNTESSDMVGTP; translated from the coding sequence ATGTCCGATCGCCTTCCTCCGCTCAACGCGCTTCGCACCTTCGAAGCCGCCGCCCGCCACCTCAGCTTCAAGCTGGCGGCCGAAGAACTGTCCGTCACGCCCACCGCCGTCAGTCACCAGATCCGCGGGCTCGAGGAATACCTTGGCGTCCAGTTGTTCCGCCGCTTGACGCGCGCGCTCGAACTCACTGCCGAGGGCGAGGCCCTGCTGCCCGGCGTGCAGGATGGGCTGGACCGCTTCGGCGAAGCCGTTTCCAGGGTGCGACGCATGAAGCCCGGCGCGCGCCTGCGCGTGGTCGCACCGCCGTCCTTCGCCGCACGCTGGCTGATGCCGCGCCTGCACCAGTTCAACGAGCGCGAACCCAACGTCGAGCTGTATCTGCGCGGCTCCATCCGCGCCATCGACGACAGCCGCCGCCGCGCCCGCACCAACGAGCAGGACGCCGGCCGGCGCGGGCGCAACCGCGACACCCCGCAGGTGTGGATCCGCTACGGGCTGGGTGACTACCGCGGCGTGCGCGTCGACCGCCTGTTCGAGCCGGAATACACTGCCGTGTGCAGCCCCGCGCTGCTGCGCCGGCGCATCCCGCTGGGCAGGCCCGAAGACCTGCGCCACTTCGCCCTGATCCATGACGAGACCATCCCTGACCCGGCCCTGCGGCCGCGCTGGGAGGCCTGGCTCAAGGCCGCCGGCGTGCCCCACGTGCGCGTGGCCGGGCCGCACTTTTCCGATTCGGGCCTGGCCATCTCGGCGGCCATCGACGGGTTGGGCGTGGCGCTGCTCGCGCGCCAGCTCGTCGAGGGCGAGATCGGCGCGGGGCGGCTGGCTGCGCCCTTCGACACCAGCATCCGTTGCGGCTTCGCCTACTACATCGTCTCGCCCGAGAGCGTGGCCGACGAACCGCAGGTGCGCGCCTTCCGCGACTGGCTCATCGAAGAGGCCGCGACCCGCCCTACGCCGGCCTTCGCCGAGCCGTCCGACAATACGGAATCCAGTGACATGGTCGGAACGCCATGA
- a CDS encoding type II toxin-antitoxin system VapC family toxin: MFVLDNSVLCGWFLQDQADAYTEAVAARLSSERACAPPLLMLEFANVLRNLCRRGRFSVEQANEAIDAVAMLGIDIDHREVPAAEIFNLAGRFDLTAYDAAYLQVALARRVPVATRDTALIAAARAAGAGVVNESIDD, encoded by the coding sequence ATGTTCGTGCTGGACAATTCGGTGCTGTGCGGCTGGTTTCTGCAAGACCAGGCCGACGCCTACACCGAGGCTGTCGCCGCGCGCCTGTCGAGCGAACGGGCCTGTGCGCCGCCCCTGCTGATGCTCGAGTTCGCCAATGTGCTGCGCAACCTGTGCCGGCGGGGACGATTCTCTGTCGAGCAGGCGAACGAGGCCATCGATGCCGTCGCCATGCTGGGGATCGACATCGACCATCGTGAAGTACCTGCGGCAGAGATTTTCAACCTGGCGGGGCGCTTCGATCTGACCGCCTATGACGCGGCCTATCTGCAAGTCGCGCTGGCCCGCCGTGTTCCTGTCGCCACCCGCGACACGGCCCTGATTGCCGCCGCGCGTGCCGCCGGCGCCGGCGTCGTGAACGAATCGATTGATGACTGA
- a CDS encoding alcohol dehydrogenase catalytic domain-containing protein, producing the protein MMKATVFTAPGRIELVDKPIPDIGPLDALIRITTTTICGTDVHILKGEYPVQPDLTIGHEPVGVIEKLGSAVQGYREGSPRCVPAARNACVA; encoded by the coding sequence ATGATGAAAGCGACCGTATTCACCGCCCCGGGACGCATCGAACTGGTGGACAAGCCGATTCCCGATATCGGTCCGCTCGATGCGCTGATCCGCATCACGACCACCACCATCTGCGGCACCGACGTGCACATCCTCAAGGGCGAGTATCCGGTGCAGCCCGACCTGACCATCGGTCACGAGCCGGTCGGCGTGATCGAGAAGCTCGGCTCGGCGGTGCAGGGCTACCGCGAGGGATCACCACGCTGTGTCCCGGCGGCAAGGAACGCATGCGTCGCCTGA
- a CDS encoding protein-L-isoaspartate O-methyltransferase family protein — protein sequence MTESFRDTRSTENESMLAEISLGACLMSEQLGRDTFDARVLDAMRAVPRHAFVPLEMQPHAYHLRPLPIGFDKSIANPLIVALMTDVLRVEPHHTVLEIGTGLGWNAALLSRLARQVYTMEIVDELAAEALERLHRNGFGNVELLLGNGAEGLPRHAPFDRILVTCAPQLIPPALLAQLAPGGRMVVPAGLPGEQMLMLVTRDADGHARVADILPATFGEMDRAELSGSM from the coding sequence ATGACTGAAAGCTTCCGAGACACCCGCAGCACCGAAAACGAATCCATGCTCGCCGAGATTTCGCTCGGCGCCTGCCTGATGTCCGAACAGCTCGGCCGCGACACCTTCGATGCGCGCGTGCTCGACGCCATGCGCGCGGTGCCGCGCCATGCGTTCGTTCCGCTCGAGATGCAGCCCCATGCCTACCACCTGCGCCCATTGCCGATCGGCTTCGACAAGAGCATTGCGAACCCGCTGATCGTCGCGCTGATGACCGATGTGCTGCGCGTCGAGCCACATCACACGGTGCTCGAGATCGGCACCGGTCTGGGCTGGAACGCCGCGCTGCTGTCGAGACTGGCGCGGCAGGTGTACACGATGGAGATCGTCGACGAACTGGCCGCCGAAGCGCTGGAACGACTGCACCGCAACGGCTTCGGCAACGTCGAGCTCCTGCTCGGAAACGGCGCCGAGGGCCTGCCGCGCCACGCGCCCTTCGACCGCATTCTGGTCACCTGTGCGCCTCAGCTCATTCCGCCTGCGCTGCTCGCGCAGCTCGCGCCGGGCGGCCGCATGGTCGTGCCCGCCGGCCTGCCGGGCGAGCAGATGCTGATGCTGGTGACTCGCGACGCGGACGGACATGCGCGGGTGGCGGACATCCTGCCGGCCACCTTCGGCGAGATGGACCGTGCGGAACTGAGCGGATCGATGTAA
- the cueR gene encoding Cu(I)-responsive transcriptional regulator encodes MNIGKAAAASGVSAKMIRYYESVGLIPPARRTDSDYRVYSDDDVHVLRFIRRARDLGFSVDDIRELLALWRDKRRASADVKRIALGHVAELEARIAALQDMAGTLRRLAECCHGDARPDCPILGDLGEESGRACGTGR; translated from the coding sequence ATGAACATCGGCAAGGCCGCCGCCGCCTCGGGCGTGTCGGCGAAGATGATCCGCTATTACGAGTCGGTGGGCCTGATCCCGCCGGCGCGGCGCACCGATTCCGACTACCGCGTGTACTCTGACGATGACGTGCACGTGCTGCGCTTCATCCGCCGCGCACGTGATCTGGGCTTCTCGGTGGATGACATCCGCGAACTGCTCGCGCTGTGGCGCGACAAGCGTCGCGCCAGCGCGGACGTGAAGCGCATCGCGCTCGGGCATGTCGCCGAACTTGAAGCGCGCATCGCCGCGCTGCAGGACATGGCGGGCACGCTGCGCCGGCTGGCCGAGTGCTGCCATGGCGACGCGCGGCCGGACTGCCCGATCCTGGGTGACCTGGGTGAAGAAAGCGGCAGGGCTTGCGGGACCGGGCGTTGA
- a CDS encoding heavy metal translocating P-type ATPase: MSTQAATGERTLHVSGMTCASCVAHVEKALAKVPGVEAASVNLATETATVTAAPDVAFEALEQAVERAGYEVVRDETVLDIEGMSCAACVGRVEKVLARVPGVVDASVNLAARRARVVSAGSVDTAALIEAVKKAGFEARPAAAANEDARENAAEIERRELVRDVWIAAAMTLPVFVLEMGSHFIPGVHEWVMATLGHTLNGWIQAVLTTAVMFGPGLRFFRKGVPALLRGAPDMNALVALGTGAAWSYSLVALIAPGLLPEGTANVYFEAAAVIVTLILVGRLLEARARGRTSEAIRRLMKIAPRTARVRRDGEAVELPIGEVAVGDVIEVRPGEKIAVDGELIEGESFVDESMITGEPVPVEKAAGDTVVGGTLNTRGAFAFRATKVGADTVLAQIIRMVEHAQGAKLPIQALVDKVTMVFVPVVMGVAALTFIAWMIFGASPALSFALVCAVAVLIVACPCAMGLATPTSIMVATGRAAAMGVLFRKGDALQELSRAEVVAFDKTGTLTLGRPQLTDLVTAEGFEREEVLAWVAAVERRSEHPIAEAIVAAAREAGLKVPEAEGFEATAGHGVRAQVSGRRIEVGADRMMRGLGLDVAVFAGTAERLGDEGKSPLYAAVDGKLAAIIAVADPLKDTTVEAIRALHAMGLKVAMVTGDNARTAHAIARLAGIDDVAAEVLPDGKVEALERLRGEGRRIVFVGDGINDAPALASAEVGMAIGSGTDVAIESADVVLMSGDLAGVPRAIALSRATMKNIRQNLFWAFAYNAALIPLAAGVFYPAFGLLLSPIFAAAAMSLSSVFVLSNALRLRWFAVASDRRAL; encoded by the coding sequence ATGAGCACGCAGGCTGCGACGGGCGAACGCACGCTGCACGTGAGCGGAATGACTTGTGCTTCATGCGTCGCCCACGTTGAAAAGGCTCTGGCCAAGGTGCCGGGCGTGGAAGCCGCGAGCGTCAACCTAGCGACCGAGACGGCCACGGTCACGGCCGCGCCCGACGTCGCCTTCGAGGCGCTGGAGCAGGCGGTGGAGCGCGCCGGCTACGAGGTCGTGCGCGACGAGACCGTGCTCGACATCGAAGGCATGAGCTGCGCGGCCTGCGTCGGACGCGTCGAGAAGGTGCTCGCACGGGTGCCCGGCGTGGTCGACGCGAGCGTGAATCTCGCCGCGCGGCGTGCGCGCGTTGTGTCGGCAGGGTCGGTCGACACCGCGGCGCTGATCGAGGCGGTGAAGAAGGCCGGCTTCGAGGCCAGGCCGGCTGCCGCAGCGAACGAGGATGCGCGCGAGAATGCTGCCGAGATCGAGCGCCGCGAACTCGTGCGTGACGTGTGGATCGCCGCCGCGATGACGCTGCCGGTGTTCGTGCTGGAGATGGGTTCGCACTTCATCCCCGGCGTGCACGAATGGGTGATGGCCACGCTGGGCCACACGCTGAACGGCTGGATCCAGGCCGTGCTGACCACCGCCGTGATGTTCGGGCCCGGGCTGCGTTTCTTCCGCAAGGGCGTGCCGGCCCTGCTGCGCGGCGCGCCGGACATGAATGCGCTGGTCGCGCTCGGCACCGGCGCGGCGTGGAGTTATTCGCTGGTCGCGCTGATCGCGCCGGGCCTGCTGCCGGAAGGCACGGCCAACGTGTATTTCGAGGCCGCGGCGGTGATCGTCACGCTGATCCTGGTCGGCCGCCTGCTGGAGGCGCGGGCGCGCGGCCGTACTTCGGAAGCCATTCGCCGGTTGATGAAGATCGCGCCGCGTACCGCGCGCGTGCGCCGCGACGGCGAAGCGGTGGAACTGCCGATCGGCGAGGTCGCGGTGGGCGACGTCATCGAGGTGCGCCCGGGCGAGAAGATCGCCGTGGACGGCGAGCTGATCGAGGGCGAATCCTTCGTCGACGAGTCCATGATCACCGGCGAGCCGGTGCCGGTCGAGAAGGCCGCGGGCGACACGGTGGTGGGCGGCACGCTGAATACGCGCGGGGCCTTCGCGTTCCGAGCCACCAAGGTGGGTGCGGACACGGTGCTGGCGCAGATCATCCGCATGGTCGAACACGCGCAGGGCGCCAAGCTGCCGATCCAGGCGCTGGTCGACAAGGTGACCATGGTGTTCGTCCCCGTCGTGATGGGCGTGGCCGCGCTGACCTTCATCGCGTGGATGATCTTCGGTGCCTCGCCCGCCTTGAGCTTCGCGCTGGTGTGCGCGGTGGCGGTGCTGATCGTCGCCTGCCCCTGCGCGATGGGGCTGGCCACGCCGACCTCGATCATGGTTGCCACCGGACGTGCGGCGGCGATGGGGGTGCTGTTCCGCAAGGGCGACGCGCTGCAGGAGCTGTCGCGCGCCGAGGTCGTGGCCTTCGACAAGACCGGCACGCTGACGCTGGGCCGGCCGCAACTGACCGATCTGGTGACCGCCGAGGGCTTCGAGCGCGAGGAGGTGCTCGCGTGGGTCGCCGCGGTCGAGCGGCGCTCCGAACACCCGATCGCCGAAGCCATCGTCGCCGCCGCGCGCGAAGCCGGATTAAAGGTGCCGGAGGCCGAGGGCTTCGAGGCCACGGCCGGTCACGGCGTGCGCGCGCAGGTTTCCGGGCGGCGCATCGAAGTCGGTGCCGATCGCATGATGCGCGGGCTCGGGCTGGACGTTGCCGTCTTCGCCGGGACCGCCGAGCGCCTCGGCGACGAGGGCAAGAGCCCGCTGTACGCCGCCGTGGACGGCAAGCTCGCGGCGATCATCGCGGTGGCCGATCCGCTCAAGGACACCACCGTCGAGGCCATCCGCGCGCTGCACGCGATGGGGTTGAAGGTGGCCATGGTGACCGGCGACAACGCGCGCACCGCACACGCCATTGCGCGCCTGGCCGGCATCGACGATGTCGCCGCCGAGGTGCTGCCAGACGGCAAGGTCGAGGCGCTGGAACGGCTGCGCGGCGAGGGCAGGCGCATCGTCTTCGTCGGCGACGGCATCAACGATGCGCCTGCGCTGGCCTCGGCCGAGGTGGGCATGGCCATCGGCAGCGGCACCGATGTCGCCATCGAGAGCGCCGACGTGGTGCTGATGTCCGGCGATCTGGCCGGGGTGCCGCGCGCCATCGCGCTCTCGCGCGCGACGATGAAGAACATCCGCCAGAACCTGTTCTGGGCCTTCGCCTACAACGCCGCGCTGATCCCGCTCGCCGCCGGGGTGTTCTATCCGGCCTTCGGGCTGCTGCTCTCGCCGATCTTCGCGGCGGCGGCGATGTCGCTGTCGAGCGTGTTCGTGCTGAGCAATGCGCTTCGGTTGCGGTGGTTCGCCGTGGCGTCCGACCGCAGGGCGCTATAA
- a CDS encoding type II toxin-antitoxin system Phd/YefM family antitoxin, translating to MQSVPIYQAKNQLSELIVAVEGGEEIVLTRRGVPVARLTALVGQEGASGRRIEAALGRLRALRESVSLDADLKSVAREGLD from the coding sequence ATGCAATCGGTTCCGATCTATCAGGCCAAGAACCAGCTGTCCGAGCTCATCGTCGCCGTCGAAGGCGGCGAGGAAATCGTGTTGACCCGCCGCGGCGTACCGGTTGCGCGACTGACTGCGTTGGTTGGCCAAGAAGGTGCGTCGGGGCGCCGCATCGAGGCCGCTTTGGGGCGTCTGCGGGCTTTGCGCGAGAGCGTGTCGCTCGATGCCGACCTCAAGAGTGTGGCGCGAGAAGGCCTGGACTGA
- a CDS encoding RSP_7527 family protein, with amino-acid sequence MYDENIDVTRLVNAAHQMRNRVIAELFRNAFRKMREAVRNAAPGIKRTHAA; translated from the coding sequence ATGTACGACGAAAACATCGACGTGACCCGTCTTGTGAATGCCGCGCACCAGATGCGCAACCGCGTGATCGCCGAGCTGTTCCGCAATGCCTTCCGGAAGATGCGCGAAGCCGTTCGCAACGCCGCACCCGGAATCAAGCGCACGCACGCTGCCTGA
- a CDS encoding YgiQ family radical SAM protein: MSRAEMDALGWDECDVIVVTGDAYLDHPSFGMALVGRLLEAHGFRVGIISQPDWTSAEPFRALGKPRLFFGLTAGNMDSMVNRYTADRKIRSDDAYTPNAEAGKRPDRAVTVYAQRAREAFPDANVVIGSIEASLRRIAHYDYWSDKVRRSVLPDSKADLLIFGNAERALVDLAHRLHAGEDIKEIRELRGTAFMVKPCWLPGEDWAEVDSLALDRPGRIEPHADPYAMQPETTSGASCASGGDALVQPVRIVPAAERVATRRAARAKTVIRLPSYETVSADPVMYAHTSRVFHLESNPGNARAMVQAHGEGPGRRDVWLNPPPIPLTTPEMDFVYGLPYARAPHPAYGDARIPAWDMIKFSINIMRGCFGGCTFCSITEHEGRIIQSRSEESILDEIRDIRDKIPDFKGHISDLGGPTANMYRMACKDEKIEKACRRLSCVYPGICENLDTDHAPLISLYRKARAIPGVKRVTIGSGLRYDLAVRSPEYVRELVTHHVSGLLKIAPEHTEEATLSKMMKPGIGTYDEFRRMFDKYSAEAGKKQHLVPYFIAAHPGSTDEDMLNLALWLKRNGFRPDQVQTFMPTPMAMATTMYHSRKNPLRKVTADSETVETARAGKARKFHKALLRWHDPANWPLIREGLKAMGRDDLIGNRRDQLVPHHQPVNARVAGAKGADEKKSPRTARGSNSRVARSRGEGRKSRAGTRG, from the coding sequence ATGTCGCGTGCCGAGATGGATGCGCTCGGCTGGGACGAATGCGACGTGATCGTGGTGACCGGCGACGCCTATCTCGACCATCCGAGCTTCGGCATGGCGCTGGTCGGACGCCTGCTTGAGGCGCACGGTTTCCGGGTGGGCATCATCAGCCAACCGGACTGGACCAGCGCCGAGCCTTTTCGTGCGCTGGGCAAGCCCCGGCTGTTCTTCGGGCTGACGGCCGGCAACATGGATTCGATGGTCAACCGCTACACGGCCGACCGCAAGATCCGCTCCGACGACGCCTATACGCCCAACGCCGAGGCCGGCAAGCGGCCCGATCGTGCAGTGACGGTGTATGCCCAGCGCGCGCGCGAGGCCTTTCCGGACGCCAACGTCGTGATCGGCAGCATCGAGGCGAGCCTGCGGCGCATCGCGCATTACGACTACTGGTCGGACAAGGTGCGCCGCTCGGTGCTGCCGGATTCCAAGGCCGATCTGCTGATCTTCGGCAACGCCGAACGCGCACTGGTCGATCTGGCGCACCGGCTCCACGCTGGCGAGGACATCAAGGAAATCCGCGAGCTGCGCGGCACGGCGTTCATGGTCAAACCGTGCTGGTTGCCGGGCGAAGACTGGGCCGAAGTGGATTCGCTGGCGCTTGATCGCCCCGGAAGAATCGAGCCGCACGCCGACCCCTACGCGATGCAGCCGGAAACGACGAGTGGCGCCTCCTGTGCCAGCGGCGGCGATGCATTGGTCCAGCCGGTGCGTATCGTGCCGGCCGCCGAGCGTGTCGCCACGCGGCGTGCCGCGCGCGCGAAGACGGTCATCCGCCTGCCGTCATATGAAACGGTGAGCGCCGACCCGGTGATGTACGCCCATACCTCGCGCGTGTTCCACCTCGAATCCAACCCCGGCAACGCGCGCGCGATGGTGCAGGCGCACGGAGAGGGGCCGGGGCGGCGCGACGTGTGGCTCAACCCGCCGCCGATTCCGCTGACCACGCCCGAGATGGATTTCGTCTACGGCCTGCCGTATGCCCGTGCGCCGCACCCTGCTTACGGCGACGCGCGCATCCCGGCCTGGGACATGATCAAGTTCTCGATCAACATCATGCGCGGCTGTTTCGGCGGATGCACCTTCTGCTCGATCACCGAGCACGAGGGCCGCATCATCCAGAGCCGCTCGGAGGAATCCATCCTCGACGAGATCCGCGACATCCGCGACAAGATCCCGGACTTCAAGGGTCACATCTCGGACCTGGGCGGCCCCACGGCCAACATGTACCGCATGGCCTGCAAGGACGAAAAGATCGAGAAGGCCTGTCGCCGCCTGTCCTGCGTGTATCCGGGCATCTGCGAGAACCTCGACACCGACCACGCGCCGCTGATCTCGCTGTACCGCAAGGCGCGCGCGATTCCGGGCGTCAAGCGCGTGACCATCGGTTCCGGTCTGCGCTATGACCTGGCCGTGCGCTCGCCCGAGTACGTCAGGGAGCTGGTTACCCACCACGTCAGCGGCCTGCTCAAGATCGCGCCCGAGCACACCGAGGAGGCCACGCTCTCCAAAATGATGAAGCCGGGCATCGGCACCTACGACGAGTTTCGTCGCATGTTCGACAAGTATTCTGCCGAGGCCGGCAAGAAGCAGCATCTGGTGCCGTACTTCATTGCTGCGCACCCGGGCAGTACCGACGAGGACATGCTCAATCTGGCGCTGTGGCTCAAGCGCAACGGCTTCCGGCCGGATCAGGTGCAGACCTTCATGCCCACGCCGATGGCCATGGCCACCACCATGTACCACTCGCGCAAGAACCCGCTGCGCAAGGTCACGGCCGACTCGGAAACGGTCGAAACCGCGCGTGCCGGCAAGGCCCGCAAGTTCCACAAGGCGCTGCTGCGCTGGCACGACCCGGCCAACTGGCCGCTGATCCGCGAAGGGCTGAAGGCCATGGGACGCGATGATCTGATCGGCAACCGCCGGGATCAACTCGTGCCGCATCACCAGCCGGTGAATGCACGTGTTGCGGGCGCGAAAGGGGCGGATGAAAAAAAATCACCCCGGACTGCGCGCGGGAGCAACTCGAGGGTCGCGCGGAGCCGGGGTGAAGGGCGGAAGTCACGGGCGGGAACCCGCGGGTGA